DNA sequence from the Pseudomonadota bacterium genome:
AGCACGGGCACCTGGCTGAAGCGGCGCAGCCGCTCGGTGACCTCGAACCCATCAAAGCCCGGCAGCATGACGTCGAGCAGCACGAGGTCCGGACCCAGCCCCAGCTTCTCGAGAGCCTCCGGGCCGCTCTCGGCGGTCTCGACCCGATACCCTTCGAAGACCAGACGGCGGCGCACCGATGAGCGCACCGCGGGATCGTCTTCCACGAACAAGATGAGCGGGGTGTTCTCGGGCATTGCACGATGCGTTTCTGTGCGCCGCGCAACGGCCCCTGTATGCCCTGCAACAGCCCCTTTGCGCCCGGCGCAGACCCGACCTGTGCGATGCGCCTCCCTCCGGCGGATTGAACCTGATGCGTCGGCTTCGCCACACCCGTGTGGCAGGAGCGGCAGGGTCTGATATTGAACCTGCGGGCCCGCCAAGAAGCCGTGCTGGCTGTTCGCACCTTGGCGGCCCACCCGCCCATACGGCCGTGCACGCACGGCCCCATGAAAGGGGAGAACATGAACACGCTCTGTGCGCGACTCGCCCTGGCCACGGCCCTCACCGCCAGCCTCTGCGGTCGCCCCGAGGCCGTCTCGGCCGCCCCGCTCGTCCCAGCGCGGCCAACGCCAGCCCAGGCTGCACCCCCACTGGCCTACGTGGCCGACATGCCGGCCATCTTCGAGGTCAGCGACCCGAACCGCCCCGCTGTGGCAGCCCGCGCGCGCGTTCCCGCGAAGCCCTCGCGCACCGCCGAGGCCGCGCCGAAGCCCGGCCCGAACATGCGCCCGCTGCGCGTGATGGCCACCGCCTACGCGCTTCGCGGACGCACCGCCGGGGGCACCCTGACGCGCATGGGCACCATCGCCGTCGATCCCCGTCTCATCCCCCTGGGCACCCGCCTCTATGTGCCAGGGTACGGCTGGGGCAAGGCCCTCGACACGGGCGGCGCCATCCGCGGAAACGTCATCGACCTGTGGATGCCCTCGAACCGCGCGTGCTTCGCGTGGGGCGTGCGCAGCGTGAACATCATGGTCGAGGTGCCCGATCGCCACGCAGTGGCGTCGAAGCGCCCCACCACCCTCGCCAGCCGCGGTGGACGGCCACGCAAGCCGAAGCCCCACGCGGCCGCTGCGCCCGCAGGCTCCGCTTCGACCGCGACACCGGCCGCGGCGCCCGCCAAGTCGTCTTCGGGCGCAGGTGCAGGCGCGTCGAAGGCCCCGTCGCATTCGACGCCTGCAGGCCACACGTCAACGCCATGAAGCGTCTCTTCATCGGCATCACGGGCGGCTCGGGTTCCGGCAAGACCACGGTGGTGCGCAAGATCGTCGAGAACCTGCCGCCCGGCAGCGTGGTGGTGGTTCCGCAAGACGCCTACTACAAGGACAACGCACACCTCAGCTTCGAAGACCGGGCAAAGATCAACTACGATCACCCGTTCGCATTCGACAACGATCTGCTCATCACGCACATCAACGACCTGCGCGACGGCAAGACCGTGCCGCAGCCCATGTACTCGTTCATCACGCACTCGCGCCTGCCCGACGTGCTCAACGTCGAGCCGCAC
Encoded proteins:
- a CDS encoding uridine kinase, which translates into the protein MKRLFIGITGGSGSGKTTVVRKIVENLPPGSVVVVPQDAYYKDNAHLSFEDRAKINYDHPFAFDNDLLITHINDLRDGKTVPQPMYSFITHSRLPDVLNVEPHVCVIVEGILILEDERLRSLLDIKVFVDTDADVRFIRRMRRDTVERGRSVDSVVDQYMSTVRPMHLQFIEPTRRYADVVVPEGGANDVAIDLLAARVHQLLG